From Drosophila suzukii unplaced genomic scaffold, CBGP_Dsuzu_IsoJpt1.0 scf_6, whole genome shotgun sequence, the proteins below share one genomic window:
- the LOC139355038 gene encoding uncharacterized protein → MALGKSHQVALNRFLQLERRYQRDPDKLIRYKEGIEEYFELGQITPAVSSERSTVSTSTKPCRVESCVLPHHAVYKEDSFTTKQRSVFVASAKTSNGRSLNDVLSIGPTLQNDLPAVLLNWRQCRHVFTADIQRMYRCIDVHPDDMQYQRILWREADGNIKEYCLSTVTFGTASAPFTAIRVIPQLAEDERENYPVADTIFFLVITLSSNDIALLDSIPSSNRCNQTSQSCDSSYTVKTLGMHWLPNQDCFTYKLQASIPTAKLVLKEVTMAHLHSESTQYQVPSPLHTGRTPLSFSTGSKDMLLDGKRSSPIALPTFWTTAIKTNGDMFPRRIIQKTAPREDYPHHKSPSLISGGTDHHGLGNTPRHFFTELVIQNSHQATLHGGAHLTLAHTRYKFWIPNVRQAVRTILRKCITCFRASPSIGSQLMGDLPVPRVNPPNRPFIATGVDYTGAIEIKAARLRGTSTYKGYIAIFVCLATKAVHLEAVTGLSSEHFQLAFSRFTGRRGPVQHMYSDNGTNFVGANKLLACAPQADHDHATCPTWHFTPPYSPNFGGLWEAGVKSIKHHVKRIVGSHKQTYEELATVLIRIEACLNCRPLCPLTADPDDLEALTPAHFLIGDTLLAPAHCRPQNSSFPRPKWSQERENFEINELVLIKDDQLPSIAMDVR, encoded by the exons ATGGCCCTAGGAAAATCGCATCAAGTCGCTTTAAACAGGTTTCTTCAATTAGAGCGACGTTATCAACGGGATCCAGACAAATTGATTCGTTACAAGGAGGGAATCGaagaatattttgaattggGACAAATCacaccagcagtctctagtgAGAGATCAACAGTCAGTACCTCCACAAAACCCTGTCGGGTTGAATCCTGCGTTCTTCCTCATCACGCTGTCTATAAAGAAGACAGTTTCACCACCAAACAGCGCAGTGTTTTCGTCGCATCGGCAAAGACCTCAAACGGTCGATCTCTAAACGATGTATTGTCCATAGGACCCACTCTACAAAATGATCTCCCTGCAGTGTTGCTGAATTGGAGACAGTGCCGACATGTTTTCACCGCCGACATCCAGCGCATGTACCGTTGCATCGACGTACATCCGGACGATATGCAGTACCAGCGGATTTTATGGCGGGAGGCGGATGgaaacatcaaggaatattgTCTGTCAACTGTAACTTTCGGTACCGCTTCTGCACCATTCACCGCCATCAGAGTCATTCCTCAACTTGCAGAAGATGAACGCGAAAATTATCCAGTGGCGGATACGATATTCTTTCTGGTGATCACACTATCTAGCAACGACATAGCGCTCCTAGACAGCATTCCTTCATCAAACCGATGCAATCAAACTTCTCAAAGCTGCGACAGCTCTTATACAGTCAAAACCTTAGGAATGCATTGGTTACCTAACCAAGACTGTTTCACCTACAAATTGCAAGCGAGCATTCCCACGG CAAAATTAGTTCTAAAAGAAGTCACAATGGCACACCTACATTCCGAGTCGACCCAGTACCAGGTTCCATCTCCATTACATACTGGACGGACGCCACTATCGTTCTCCACTGGATCAAAGGATATGTTACTAGATGGAAAACGTTCGTCGCCAATCGCGTTGCCTACATTCTGGACGACAGCGATTAAAACCAATGGAGACATGTTCCCACGGCGGATAATCCAGAAGACAGCGCCACGAGAGGACTATCCCCATCATAAATCTCCATCTTTGATCTCTGGTGGCACGGACCATCATGGTTTAGGCAACACTCCA CGTCATTTCTTTACAGAGCTGGTAATTCAGAACTCCCATCAAGCTACCCTGCATGGCGGCGCTCATCTTACTCTAGCCCACACGAGGTACAAGTTCTGGATTCCAAATGTAAGACAAGCCGTCCGAACAATCCTTCGAAAATGCATCACGTGCTTCCGCGCGTCACCTAGCATCGGAAGTCAATTGATGGGCGACCTGCCGGTACCCAGGGTCAACCCACCGAACCGCCCATTCATTGCGACCGGCGTCGATTATACCGGGGCAATCGAAATCAAGGCAGCACGGCTTCGTGGAACAAGTACTTACAAAGGATACATTGCTATTTTCGTCTGCTTGGCTACGAAGGCAGTTCACCTAGAAGCGGTTACCGGACTCTCGTCGGAACACTTCCAACTAGCATTTTCTCGTTTTACTGGTCGCCGAGGACCAGTTCAACATATGTATAGCGACAACGGAACAAATTTCGTTGGCGCCAATAAGTTATTAGCATGCGCACCACAGGCGGATCACGACCACGCTACGTGCCCTACTTGGCATTTCACTCCGCCATACTCCCCCAATTTCGGAGGACTTTGGGAGGCCGGGGTCAAGTCCATCAAGCATCACGTAAAAAGGATTGTCGGAAGTCACAAGCAAACTTATGAGGAACTCGCAACGGTGCTCATCAGGATTGAGGCTTGCCTAAACTGTCGGCCACTTTGTCCGCTAACAGCTGATCCAGACGACTTAGAAGCTCTCACGCCGGCACATTTTCTCATTGGTGATACCCTGCTCGCACCTGCCCATTGTCGCCCTCAAAACTCGTCGTTCC CGCGCCCAAAATGGAGTCAGGAAAGGGAGAATTTTGAGATCAATGAATTAGTACTCATCAAGGACGATCAACTGCCCTCCATCGCAATGGACGTTCGGTAG
- the LOC139355003 gene encoding uncharacterized protein — protein MLLESGLERGPGLLTKLLQPFPAGYRGHFGEAEHLDYLRTHVLLFPNSNIFLLFQRCALYPQTIVIPPAMLEVARMQSLPGRQYFLRVVTFITELIQRSSSIACGPASQ, from the exons ATGTTGCTGGAAAGCGGATTGGAGCGTGGTCCCgggcttttgaccaagctccTCCAACCGTTTCCCGCTGGGTATCGTGGACACTTTGGAGAAGCAGAACACCTTGACTACCTCAGAACGCATGTTCTTTTATTCCCTAATTCAAACAT CTTCCTCCTGTTCCAGAGGTGCGCACTCTACCCTCAGACGATCGTTATACCCCCGGCTATGCTCGAGGTTGCTCGGATGCAGAGCCTACCGGGTCGCCAGTATTTTCTCCGTGTCGTGACATTCATAACGGAGTTGATCCAG cgcagctccagcatcgcctgtggtccggcatcgcagtaa
- the LOC139355039 gene encoding uncharacterized protein, whose product MASSIEKSISIKEYTPIAFLDIEGAFNNVLPIAITESFTELGVEPPMVGAVNVCAAACNTLNASLQDGDHWFAHYLTAKLPKETHSAREHHLVHIPSYKDLEQFLNNRLITLDAIENRNCSGTNKSGSSLDHHTTKRISVHNTHAQPSPPVLRCPHCNGNHILRRCPRFLSLDCYQRKEVVTTHATRQNILLATARIIVCHPQSGAQATITALIDQGSEATIISEHTVQALQLPRCRIRASIAGVGQTNGQRCNFTARCCIRTSLIPTFNLDVDSAYVMNSLTSHLPNQSFSPQNWKHINGLQLSDPLYYRSKRIDLIIGADLMAGLILPGTRIGNPYEPIAQNSHLGWMILGKFQESIHTLNICCHQTTLDTESLLKNFCEIESVPSRSLQSDEERWLLLNWRQCRHVFTADIQRMYRCIDVHPDDMQYQRILWREADGNIKEYCLSTVTFGTASAPFTAIRVIPQLAEDERENYPVADTIFFLVITLSSNDIALLDSIPSSNRCNQTSQSCDSSYTVKTLGMHWLPNQDCFTYKLQASIPTAKLVLKEVTMAHLHSESTQYQVPSPLHTGRTPLSFSTGSKDMLLDGKRSSPIALPTFWTTAIKTNGDMLPRRIIQKTAPREDYPHHKSPSLISGGTDHHGLGNTKKTRSHSQLSPEILDVVKIVQAETFQSDIHAIIAENPLPPKSILGNLTPFLDDGILRVRGRLKHSNLSFDRKHPIILPQRHFFTELVIQNSHQATLHGGAHLTLAHTRYKFWIPNSIPSKLSSFHDAESALRSPASAKLMVNGATLRQDAASERR is encoded by the exons ATGGCtagcagcatcgagaaatcaatCAGCATTAAGGAATACACAccgatcgccttcctggacatagagggagccttcaataacgtgcttcccattGCCATAACGGAATCTTttacagaactaggggttgagccgccaatggtggg TGCAGTCAACGTCTGCGCAGCCGCCTGTAACACCCTCAACGCGTCGCTGCAGGACGGGGATCACTGGTTCGCCCATTATTTGACTGCAAAATTACCGAAAGAAACGCACTCCGCCCGGGAACATCATCTCGTACACATTCCCTCGTACAAGGATCTCGAACAGTTTCTCAACAATCGGTTAATCACCCTGGACGCCATTGAAAATAGAAACTGTTCGGGCACCAACAAATCTGGATCATCACTGGATCATCACACCACAAAACGTATCTCGGTTCATAACACCCATGCGCAACCAAGCCCCCCTGTGCTTCGTTGCCCACACTGCAATGGTAATCATATCCTTCGAAGATGTCCGCgattcctaagcttggatTGCTACCAACGTAAGGAGGTCGTGA CCACCCATGCAACGCGACAGAATATCTTGCTAGCTACCGCACGGATTATTGTCTGCCACCCCCAGAGCGGCGCTCAAGCAACAATAACTGCCCTCATCGATCAGGGGTCGGAAGCTACAATAATCTCAGAGCATACCGTCCAAGCTCTCCAGCTTCCACGATGCAGAATCCGCGCTTCGATCGCCGGCGTCGGCCAAACTAATGGTCAACGGTGCAACTTTACGGCAAGATGCTGCATCCGAACGTCGCTAATCCCAACGTTCAATCTAGATGTCGACTCTGCGTACGTTATGAACTCGCTGACCTCACATCTACCAAACCAATCGTTTTCGCCTCAAAACTGGAAACACATCAACGGACTCCAGCTCTCGGATCCTTTATACTATCGCTCGAAACGCATAGATCTCATCATCGGAGCCGACCTCATGGCGGGTCTTATCCTTCCGGGAACCCGAATCGGAAATCCATACGAACCTATTGCACAAAATTCTCACTTAGGTTGGATGATACTCGGCAAGTTCCAGGAATCAATCCACACACTTAATATTTGCTGTCATCAAACCACGCTTGACACGGAATCGCTTTTGAAGAATTTTTGCGAAATAGAATCTGTCCCAAGCCGATCACTTCAATCTGACGAAGAGCGGTGGT TGTTGCTGAATTGGAGACAGTGCCGACATGTTTTCACCGCCGACATCCAGCGCATGTACCGTTGCATCGACGTACATCCGGACGATATGCAGTACCAGCGGATTTTATGGCGGGAGGCGGATGgaaacatcaaggaatattgTCTGTCAACTGTAACTTTCGGTACCGCTTCTGCACCATTCACCGCCATCAGAGTCATTCCTCAACTTGCAGAAGATGAACGCGAAAATTATCCAGTGGCGGATACGATATTCTTTCTGGTGATCACACTATCTAGCAACGACATAGCGCTCCTAGACAGCATTCCTTCATCAAACCGATGCAATCAAACTTCTCAAAGCTGCGACAGCTCTTATACAGTCAAAACCTTAGGAATGCATTGGTTACCTAACCAAGACTGTTTCACCTACAAATTGCAAGCGAGCATTCCCACGG CAAAATTAGTTCTAAAAGAAGTCACAATGGCACACCTACATTCCGAGTCGACCCAGTACCAGGTTCCATCTCCATTACATACTGGACGGACGCCACTATCGTTCTCCACTGGATCAAAGGATATGTTACTAGATGGAAAACGTTCGTCGCCAATCGCGTTGCCTACATTCTGGACGACAGCGATTAAAACCAATGGAGACATGCTCCCACGGCGGATAATCCAGAAGACAGCGCCACGAGAGGACTATCCCCATCATAAATCTCCATCTTTGATCTCTGGTGGCACGGACCATCATGGTTTAGGCAACACTAAA AAAACCAGATCGCACAGTCAGCTGTCGCCAGAGATACTGGACGTCGTGAAAATAGTACAAGCCGAAACCTTTCAATCCGACATACACGCGATCATCGCAGAAAATCCTCTGCCTCCGAAGAGCATCCTAGGAAATCTCACTCCCTTTCTTGACGACGGCATCTTACGCGTTCGCGGTCGTCTCAAACATTCGAACCTTTCTTTCGATCGCAAACATCCAATCATCTTACCGCAGCGTCATTTCTTTACAGAGCTGGTAATTCAGAACTCCCATCAAGCTACCCTGCATGGCGGCGCTCATCTTACTCTAGCCCACACGAGGTACAAGTTCTGGATTCCAAAT AGCATACCGTCCAAGCTCTCCAGCTTCCACGATGCAGAATCCGCGCTTCGATCGCCGGCGTCGGCCAAACTAATGGTCAACGGTGCAACTTTACGGCAAGATGCTGCATCCGAACGTCGCTAA